A window of Salvia splendens isolate huo1 chromosome 8, SspV2, whole genome shotgun sequence genomic DNA:
GAGAGAAGGAATGCATTCAGGGGTGCTTACACCAACCAAAAAGATAGGACAAAGTAAATCGACATCAATCTACCTTAATCAAGTCAATTGCTTCCAGGCTGGCATTCGGAATCATATCAGAAAGATCAGCCGGCTGGATCTAATAAAATTgacattaaataaaattaccATTAAAATCAGTTAAAATGTATGGAACAGTAAATCTAAGCAAGTAATCATATCAAGTGGAAAACTCGAAGAGACTCACAGCTGAATAAGTGATATCGACTAATCGAGAAATATCTTTAGCCTCTGGAAAGGTATTCCACTCTGGAGCACCAAATACGCAGCTTATCTTGTATAATTGATCAATTTCACTGCTCGTATATACAAGAGTTTTGCAAATTAAAACCAATACAATTGTTTGATACAGATAAATTCAGAAACTAGATCATGAGGTTACCTTTCCCCAGGAAAAATTGGGCACGAAGTGAAAAGTTCAGCCAGGATTGCACCAACCGCCCACATATCTATGAGGATCAAGCATTTGGAAGTCAAAGCCTAGAagggagaagaaaaacaaattttCCAAAACAAATCCTTAAGTAGGTAGATAATATATCCGTGGCTACTTAGAGCACCATTATCATTCATATCGCAGCCACTATAAATGAAAAAGTTATCTGAGATATGGTTGATTATGCACTTTCATACAAGTCCCATAAAGGACCCATAAAGATAATTGAACCAGCAGTGCAGCGAAAATTGAAAAACAGCTGAATTTAATAGTTTCATAAAGTTAATGTAACATAATGGCATGAGATAGTGACAGGCATGCATACCAATGGCAGGAGTATATGATGCAGATTGCAACAGCACCTCCGGCGCTCGATACctttccaaaaaagaaaaacatgcaTTAAGCATAATAAAGACGAATCTAGTTAAAATGATATGGAAAGTTGTATCGATGTTAGCGTATGCCTTACCAGCGCGTGGATACATAATCAGTATAAGGAGGTGATGATGATAATTCTCTTGCCAGACCAAAGTCAGCAATCTTTATGGTGTTATTTGTAACTAGTAAATTCTCTGCAAGTAttgagttttaagaaaattaGCATTGCTATAACAGGTAACAGAGAATGACAACCCATTATTTGAAATGCATGAATACCAGGTTTGAGATCTCGATGAAAATATCCATGTTTATGCACATGTGAGAGTGCCTGCAGCACCTGAGACATTAAGCCTCGGATCTCTTCTTCCGAAAGAGATCTTTGTTGATTTTTCATTATTTGGTAAAGGTTACATTCCTAGAAATAAAAGGCCATAGTCAAGAGGGTTTCGAATTGTTCTCATGCAAgtaaccaaaaaaaaagaatgtgCGACAAACTTTTACCATGTACTCAAATATGAAGAACAGCTCATTATCTTGCCTGACAATCTCCAACAACTTGATGATGTTAGGATGATTTAATCTGCGGAGCGACTGCAGCAAAGGGTAATAAAGAACTGTCAGCTATAATACACTAAAAGCACTCCATTGCAACCTTCCAGTCAGGTTCAAGTGATAGCATCAATTTGACTAGCATACCTTCACTTCTCGTAGATTTAAACATTCCTCCCAGTTATAGAACTTTCTCTTCATTCTTTTGACTGCAACCTGGAACAGATACCAGATGTTAAAATAAGGAACTTGTATAAAAATTGTTTGGACTAGTGACAATACACGAAGGAGACAGAGCCTCACAATCTCAAACGTTTCATTATTCACGGCTTTATATACATTTCCACCAGTTCCATCACCAATTTCCTCCAATATTTTGTATCTGGAAGGACAATGGACAGAAAACAGAAAGACAAATGTCAAGTTTAAAGGGGCGCCAGAAGAAAGTTGGAGTACCCATATTCAAAGGagcagcagacaagaactcacCTTTCCATTATTCTGTTTTACAAAATTCTGAAAGCAGAGCTCAATGGATTTTTAACCACTTCAAAAACGTATCTACACTGTTCAAACAGTGTTGTTCAACTGATTGTATGCACACTTCTGTGCTTATCTCCATCAAAAAATACAATATGTAGTAAAGAGCTGGTTTTTCAATATAAGAATGATTAAATATCAACCAAAATGATATCAGCATGCTTGTTTGCAGCCTCCACTAGCTGCAAGCAATGGTTATCATCTAAAGCACAGCAACTGTGCCCTAGCATGCCCTTGCCAGCAATCGATGCTAAAATTTATCTACAATCAACACGAAGAAACTATCCACGAACCCAAATCTTGTTCAACTGCCAAAAAAGCAAGAAAGAGCGGCAATCAGAAAATCGTAGAACCTTATAACAAAAGCTAACAGATGATTCAGTAATCtacattggaaaaagaaataCCATAGCATTTTGAAGACAGTAATAAACACATGTTACACCGACAGTCTAAACAAATATACAAACACGTGAATACAGACATTAGGTAAAAACTATCACAAAACTTGAGATTTCAGATCCTCTTGCCATAAGAGtataattaacaaaatttaGAATCACGTAGTACATTtaaaattataactataataattaataaatcacCTTAAACGAAATTACAGAAGTAGCTAATCA
This region includes:
- the LOC121746228 gene encoding serine/threonine-protein kinase MHK-like isoform X1 codes for the protein MERYKILEEIGDGTGGNVYKAVNNETFEIVAVKRMKRKFYNWEECLNLREVKSLRRLNHPNIIKLLEIVRQDNELFFIFEYMECNLYQIMKNQQRSLSEEEIRGLMSQVLQALSHVHKHGYFHRDLKPENLLVTNNTIKIADFGLARELSSSPPYTDYVSTRWYRAPEVLLQSASYTPAIDMWAVGAILAELFTSCPIFPGESEIDQLYKISCVFGAPEWNTFPEAKDISRLVDITYSAIQPADLSDMIPNASLEAIDLIKQLCSWDPSKRPTADQCLEHPFFHVSELVPRLPGDALKLSLGPLGSEPNLELDLWTFGTSTDECFLGLSLAVKPSAPNLGISLGCRTRLLVTETVHTNQGAKEDMMICPSFVEHSQQSVFWSLFPTNHHLITTSAAEPSLSLSFSPVSTPSIGVSQSTGCAMSPFQSSILDRPFLATSAGFQQGHYL
- the LOC121746228 gene encoding serine/threonine-protein kinase MHK-like isoform X2 is translated as MERYKILEEIGDGTGGNVYKAVNNETFEIVAVKRMKRKFYNWEECLNLREVKSLRRLNHPNIIKLLEIVRQDNELFFIFEYMECNLYQIMKNQQRSLSEEEIRGLMSQVLQALSHVHKHGYFHRDLKPENLLVTNNTIKIADFGLARELSSSPPYTDYVSTRWYRAPEVLLQSASYTPAIDMWAVGAILAELFTSCPIFPGESEIDQLYKISCVFGAPEWNTFPEAKDISRLVDITYSAIQPADLSDMIPNASLEAIDLIKQLCSWDPSKRPTADQCLEHPFFHVSELVPRLPGDALKLSLGPLGSEPNLELDLWTFGTSTDECFLGLSLAVKPSAPNLETVHTNQGAKEDMMICPSFVEHSQQSVFWSLFPTNHHLITTSAAEPSLSLSFSPVSTPSIGVSQSTGCAMSPFQSSILDRPFLATSAGFQQGHYL